A single genomic interval of Acidovorax sp. 1608163 harbors:
- the ltaE gene encoding low-specificity L-threonine aldolase — protein MPDFRSDTVTQPTPAMREAMFKAPLGDDVFADDPSVNALQEHAAQLLGFEAALFAPSGTQTNLIALWGHCQRGDEAIVGQSWHTYRWEAGGMAVLGSIQPQPVETQPDGTLRLADITAAIKPDDPHFARTRLVVLENTTGGQVLPPDYIAEVAQLARSRGLAMHLDGARLFNAATANAARHGTDVYDEARTLCSHFDSVSLCLSKGLGAPVGSLVLGSAAFIRQARRTRKILGGGMRQAGVLAAAGHYALQHHIRRLADDHAHLNQLAQGLQEMGRSHPALQGRITVQPWQTNILFTDIHPDIAPAFTAWLAQHQVRVTSGLYAGQTRLRWVTHLDVSQADVQAALDCVARFALPG, from the coding sequence ATGCCCGACTTTCGCAGCGACACCGTCACCCAACCCACGCCCGCTATGCGCGAGGCGATGTTCAAAGCCCCGCTGGGCGACGATGTGTTTGCCGATGACCCCTCGGTCAACGCACTGCAGGAGCATGCAGCGCAGTTGCTGGGATTTGAGGCCGCGCTGTTCGCCCCCTCGGGCACGCAAACCAACCTGATTGCGCTGTGGGGCCACTGCCAGCGGGGCGATGAAGCCATCGTGGGCCAGAGCTGGCACACCTACCGCTGGGAGGCGGGCGGCATGGCGGTGCTGGGCTCCATCCAGCCCCAGCCCGTCGAGACCCAGCCCGATGGCACGCTGCGACTGGCCGACATCACCGCCGCCATCAAGCCCGACGACCCACACTTTGCACGCACACGCCTGGTGGTACTGGAGAACACGACCGGCGGCCAGGTGCTGCCGCCCGACTACATCGCCGAGGTGGCCCAACTGGCCCGCAGCCGGGGGCTGGCGATGCACCTGGACGGCGCGCGCTTGTTCAACGCCGCCACGGCCAACGCTGCGCGCCATGGCACCGATGTGTACGACGAAGCGCGCACGCTGTGCAGCCATTTTGATTCGGTGTCGCTGTGCCTGAGCAAGGGCCTGGGCGCGCCCGTGGGCTCACTGGTGCTGGGCAGCGCTGCGTTCATCCGCCAGGCACGCCGTACCCGCAAGATTCTGGGTGGCGGCATGCGCCAGGCCGGTGTGCTGGCGGCAGCGGGGCACTATGCGCTGCAGCACCACATCCGCCGCCTGGCGGATGACCATGCCCACTTGAACCAGTTGGCCCAGGGGCTGCAGGAGATGGGCCGCAGCCACCCGGCGCTACAGGGCCGCATCACGGTGCAGCCCTGGCAAACCAATATCCTGTTCACCGACATCCACCCAGACATTGCCCCGGCCTTCACGGCCTGGCTCGCCCAGCACCAGGTGCGGGTGACCAGTGGCTTGTATGCAGGCCAGACCCGCCTGCGCTGGGTGACGCATCTGGATGTGAGCCAGGCCGATGTGCAAGCGGCCCTGGACTGCGTTGCGCGCTTTGCCCTGCCCGGCTGA